From Halanaeroarchaeum sulfurireducens, a single genomic window includes:
- a CDS encoding flagellar basal body-associated FliL family protein produces MNWSRSSSAAILVALLLVAVAPAAAVSVSGDAPGTVEIGEKQTTTYTVVDPFDGYGQWTLRGSTDLTDVTWQITTYDNTDNQVDETIINGQSFSYDLAADSGAVRAEVRLVGTPASGVDWQYDPPQQITYAEFVQAQEGGSSENMSRDMARPFTPESQSARTAIEDAEAAIADAEDDGVDVSSAQGDLEDAIEFYNNGNFEQATKNAEEAQSTAEDAMQSKQQTNRLMLIGGAIVVLLLVAGGIYWYLQQRESYDRLG; encoded by the coding sequence ATGAACTGGAGTCGCTCTTCTAGCGCGGCGATCCTCGTCGCGCTCCTGCTCGTCGCGGTCGCGCCCGCGGCCGCCGTCTCCGTGAGTGGTGACGCTCCGGGGACCGTCGAGATCGGTGAGAAGCAGACGACCACCTACACCGTCGTGGATCCCTTCGACGGGTACGGCCAGTGGACACTCCGCGGAAGCACCGACCTGACCGACGTCACCTGGCAGATCACGACCTACGACAACACAGACAACCAGGTAGACGAGACGATCATCAACGGCCAGTCGTTCTCCTACGACCTGGCCGCCGATTCGGGGGCCGTGCGCGCGGAGGTCCGGCTGGTCGGCACACCGGCGAGCGGAGTGGACTGGCAGTACGACCCGCCTCAGCAGATCACCTACGCCGAGTTCGTTCAGGCCCAGGAGGGCGGATCGAGCGAGAATATGAGCCGTGACATGGCGCGACCCTTCACGCCGGAGAGCCAGAGCGCACGCACGGCCATCGAAGACGCCGAAGCCGCGATAGCCGACGCTGAGGACGATGGCGTGGACGTGTCCTCGGCTCAGGGCGATCTGGAAGACGCGATCGAGTTCTACAACAACGGCAACTTCGAACAGGCGACCAAGAACGCCGAGGAGGCCCAGTCGACCGCCGAAGACGCCATGCAATCCAAGCAGCAGACTAACCGCCTCATGCTGATCGGCGGTGCAATCGTCGTCCTCTTGCTCGTGGCAGGTGGCATCTACTGGTACCTCCAGCAGCGCGAGAGTTACGACCGACTCGGCTGA
- the cofC gene encoding 2-phospho-L-lactate guanylyltransferase produces MRVVIPFDARNPKSRLSPTLDREERRDFSEAMLRDVIDVVRETGRSPEILSTAPVDVDATVSVDERPLTPLVNELIEDGTPIAVVMADLAIATPLALDRLLGADGNVVVAPGREAGTNALVVRDPAFRVDYHGASFRDHLDRARAVGASVREVDSFRLATDIDAPADLLEVLVHGDGRASQWLRAAGFRVHSEGDEPRAVR; encoded by the coding sequence ATGCGGGTCGTCATTCCGTTCGACGCGAGGAATCCGAAGTCGCGGCTGAGCCCGACACTCGACCGCGAAGAGCGCCGTGACTTTTCCGAGGCGATGCTCCGCGACGTGATCGACGTGGTCCGTGAAACGGGGCGCTCGCCCGAGATCCTGAGCACCGCGCCCGTCGACGTCGACGCGACGGTCTCCGTCGACGAACGGCCGTTGACGCCACTCGTGAACGAACTCATCGAGGACGGAACCCCTATCGCCGTCGTAATGGCCGACCTGGCCATCGCGACACCGCTTGCCCTCGACCGCCTGCTCGGCGCGGACGGGAACGTGGTCGTCGCTCCGGGCCGCGAGGCCGGGACCAACGCGCTGGTCGTCCGGGATCCGGCGTTCCGCGTCGACTACCACGGCGCGTCCTTCCGGGACCATCTCGACCGAGCGCGGGCCGTGGGAGCGTCAGTCAGGGAGGTCGACTCGTTCCGCCTCGCAACCGACATCGACGCACCTGCGGATCTACTCGAGGTGCTCGTCCACGGAGACGGACGGGCATCGCAGTGGCTTCGCGCGGCGGGCTTCCGGGTTCACTCCGAGGGCGATGAACCGCGGGCGGTCCGGTAA
- the cofG gene encoding 7,8-didemethyl-8-hydroxy-5-deazariboflavin synthase subunit CofG, with amino-acid sequence MIPGADEFDLDLQIDADQVDRLLRVDPTDVGPPDELTFARNAFFPVTTACRYTCSYCTFVDPPGEATLMSPASIRETARRGADAGCTEALFTFGDDPDERYDEIHAQLSAWSHDSIHDYLREAAHIALEEGLLPHANPGDQTPAQMAAVADLMASMGVMLETTADVPAHAGPRGKSPGQRLATIRTAGELSVPFTTGILVGIGETTRDRAESLLAIRELHARYGHVQEVIVQPVTENERWRGGSPDLETLRRTVAMGRVALPEEVSVQVPPNLAPVREIVDAGMDDLGGISPVTTDHVNPEDDWPEMAEIRAIADAVDIPVRERLPVAERFLPTTGLANEWVSERVGRAIRSDTAAGRRFRAVLDGHPFVDDVA; translated from the coding sequence GTGATTCCCGGCGCCGACGAGTTCGATCTCGACCTCCAAATCGACGCGGACCAGGTGGACCGCCTCCTGCGGGTCGATCCGACCGACGTCGGGCCGCCCGACGAACTCACATTCGCCAGGAACGCCTTCTTCCCCGTGACGACCGCCTGCCGGTACACCTGTTCGTACTGTACGTTCGTCGACCCGCCCGGCGAGGCCACGCTCATGTCGCCCGCGTCGATACGGGAGACGGCCCGTCGCGGGGCCGACGCCGGGTGTACGGAGGCGCTATTCACGTTCGGAGACGACCCCGACGAGCGGTACGACGAGATCCACGCACAGCTCTCGGCGTGGAGTCACGACTCCATCCACGACTACCTTCGGGAGGCGGCACACATCGCGCTGGAGGAGGGACTGCTCCCACACGCCAATCCCGGCGACCAGACACCGGCTCAGATGGCGGCGGTGGCGGACCTGATGGCCAGCATGGGCGTGATGCTAGAGACGACAGCCGACGTGCCGGCCCACGCCGGCCCCCGCGGCAAGTCGCCGGGCCAGCGCCTCGCCACGATCCGCACGGCCGGCGAACTCTCCGTCCCCTTCACGACCGGCATCCTCGTGGGTATCGGTGAGACGACACGTGACCGCGCCGAAAGCCTGCTCGCGATTCGCGAACTGCACGCCCGGTACGGGCACGTTCAGGAGGTCATCGTCCAGCCGGTCACCGAGAACGAACGGTGGCGCGGTGGCTCGCCGGACCTCGAAACCCTCCGCCGGACGGTCGCGATGGGCAGAGTTGCCCTCCCCGAGGAGGTGTCCGTCCAGGTTCCGCCGAACCTGGCGCCGGTGCGAGAGATCGTCGACGCTGGGATGGACGACCTCGGCGGCATCTCCCCGGTGACGACCGATCACGTCAACCCCGAGGACGACTGGCCAGAGATGGCCGAGATCCGGGCCATCGCGGATGCGGTGGACATCCCCGTGCGCGAGCGACTGCCGGTCGCAGAGCGGTTCCTCCCGACGACGGGGCTCGCCAACGAGTGGGTCTCAGAGCGCGTGGGCCGGGCGATCAGAAGCGACACGGCGGCGGGACGGCGGTTCCGAGCCGTCCTCGACGGGCATCCCTTCGTGGACGACGTGGCGTGA
- the cofH gene encoding 7,8-didemethyl-8-hydroxy-5-deazariboflavin synthase subunit CofH encodes MTDAFRTRTNVPRGEFAFEYQPTTDQPFENALAKARDGERLTVDDAVALLTTGTDGDGVVPERVERVRRAADQRRRAVVGDEVTFVANLNNNVTTACDTGCLFCNFRDSAHTFESTHEGRTRGFTRPPTESRDIVARAVDRGISEVTSVSGLHPAFALNEEHREILDPENPAHGYRPPEVFDVAPGSYVEQLHAMSVDDVHVHSMTPEEAQHARRGTEWSYAELYRTLSRAGLDSVPGTAAEVLVDEVREVICPGKIGTDEWLTAIEAAADVGLPITATMMYGHVENERHRAMHLGRIRDLQDRTGAVTEFVPLSFVHENTPLARRGLVNGGASDLEDDLVIAVSRLFLDNVEHVQSSWVKFGDEKGLRMLDGGADDFMGTILSEEITTRAGGGHGEFRSFAEYVDLITGIDRVPVERSTDYERRRRLDPADPDPGPRLGPRADGTPLLEAPRSNTVAADD; translated from the coding sequence ATGACGGACGCCTTCCGGACGCGAACTAACGTCCCTCGTGGGGAGTTCGCGTTCGAGTACCAGCCAACAACCGACCAGCCCTTCGAGAACGCGCTGGCGAAGGCACGGGACGGCGAACGGCTCACTGTCGACGACGCAGTCGCCCTCCTGACGACCGGCACTGACGGCGACGGCGTCGTTCCCGAACGGGTCGAACGCGTCCGTCGGGCCGCCGACCAGCGCCGTCGCGCGGTCGTCGGCGACGAGGTGACGTTCGTCGCGAATCTCAACAACAACGTCACGACGGCCTGCGATACGGGTTGTCTGTTCTGTAATTTCAGGGACAGCGCCCATACCTTCGAGTCGACCCACGAGGGTCGGACCCGCGGGTTCACCAGACCGCCCACGGAGTCCCGCGATATCGTCGCGCGGGCGGTCGACCGCGGCATCTCCGAGGTGACGTCGGTCAGCGGGTTGCATCCGGCGTTCGCGCTGAACGAGGAACACCGCGAGATCCTCGACCCCGAGAACCCGGCTCACGGCTACCGCCCACCCGAGGTCTTCGACGTCGCTCCGGGCAGCTACGTCGAGCAGTTGCACGCGATGTCCGTCGACGACGTCCACGTCCACTCGATGACGCCCGAGGAGGCCCAGCACGCCAGGCGTGGGACGGAGTGGTCCTACGCCGAGCTCTATCGCACCCTCTCGCGAGCTGGGCTCGACTCCGTGCCCGGCACGGCCGCCGAGGTGCTCGTCGACGAGGTGCGGGAGGTCATCTGCCCCGGCAAGATCGGCACGGACGAGTGGCTGACCGCCATCGAGGCTGCCGCCGACGTGGGCCTCCCGATCACCGCGACGATGATGTATGGCCACGTCGAGAACGAGCGCCACCGCGCGATGCACCTGGGACGCATCCGGGACCTCCAGGATCGGACCGGAGCCGTCACCGAGTTCGTCCCCCTCTCGTTCGTCCACGAGAACACGCCCCTGGCCCGGCGTGGCCTCGTGAACGGCGGGGCGTCAGATCTCGAGGACGATCTCGTGATCGCCGTCTCCCGGCTGTTCCTCGACAACGTCGAGCACGTCCAGAGTTCGTGGGTGAAATTCGGCGACGAGAAGGGCCTTCGGATGCTCGACGGCGGCGCCGACGACTTCATGGGGACGATCCTCTCCGAGGAGATAACCACCCGCGCGGGCGGCGGCCACGGCGAGTTCAGGTCCTTCGCCGAGTACGTCGACTTGATCACGGGTATCGACCGCGTGCCGGTCGAGCGGTCGACCGATTACGAACGTCGTCGCCGGCTGGATCCCGCCGACCCCGACCCGGGACCGCGTCTCGGACCGCGGGCAGACGGAACCCCGCTTCTCGAAGCGCCCCGATCGAACACCGTCGCGGCGGACGACTGA
- a CDS encoding phosphoribosylaminoimidazolesuccinocarboxamide synthase, with protein sequence MTSVKDFQVDEPASPDALGQGRFSFTDDYSVFDWGKMPDTIPKKGASLCAMGAFNFERLEAAGVPTHYRGVVAGGEVVSIDEAETAPTEMAIDLTQVPDLPFVEGSYDYDAYHDAAGENYLVPLEIVFRNVVPVGSSLRSRGSPSDYGLDRAEWPEEPVDLPEPVVEFSTKYEEQDRYLDRTEADRIAGLATVDDLESLAREVNRIVTDRAEEAGFVHQDGKIEVLYFDGELRVADVVGTFDENRFSYDGQQVSKEVVRQYYKRTDPEWVTAVSEAKVEARERDVADWRTLVEVAPKPLPEHVIDATGDLYAAGANAYLGTDLFEAPTIASAVDRVRSL encoded by the coding sequence ATGACGAGCGTCAAGGATTTTCAGGTGGACGAGCCCGCCAGCCCCGACGCACTGGGCCAGGGGCGGTTCTCGTTCACCGACGACTACTCCGTGTTCGACTGGGGCAAGATGCCCGACACGATCCCGAAGAAGGGTGCGAGCCTCTGTGCCATGGGCGCGTTCAACTTCGAGCGGTTGGAGGCGGCCGGCGTTCCCACCCACTATCGGGGTGTCGTCGCAGGGGGCGAGGTCGTCTCCATCGACGAGGCCGAGACCGCGCCGACCGAGATGGCGATCGACCTGACGCAGGTCCCGGACCTCCCTTTCGTCGAGGGGAGCTACGACTACGATGCCTACCACGACGCGGCCGGCGAGAACTATCTCGTCCCGCTGGAGATCGTCTTCCGGAACGTGGTGCCGGTGGGCTCGAGTCTCCGCTCTCGTGGGTCGCCGTCGGACTACGGACTGGACCGAGCCGAGTGGCCCGAGGAACCCGTCGACCTCCCCGAGCCGGTCGTCGAGTTCTCGACGAAGTACGAAGAACAGGATCGATACCTCGACCGGACGGAGGCCGACCGGATCGCCGGGCTGGCCACCGTCGACGACCTCGAATCGCTCGCCCGCGAGGTGAACCGCATCGTCACCGACCGAGCCGAGGAGGCAGGGTTCGTCCATCAAGACGGGAAGATCGAGGTCCTGTACTTCGACGGCGAGCTCCGGGTCGCGGACGTCGTCGGCACCTTCGACGAGAACCGGTTCAGCTACGACGGCCAGCAGGTCTCGAAGGAGGTCGTCAGGCAGTACTACAAGCGAACCGACCCTGAATGGGTGACGGCAGTGAGCGAGGCGAAAGTCGAGGCGCGCGAGCGGGACGTCGCCGACTGGCGGACGCTCGTCGAGGTGGCGCCAAAGCCACTCCCGGAGCACGTCATCGACGCAACGGGCGACCTCTACGCGGCCGGCGCGAACGCGTACCTCGGTACCGACCTCTTCGAGGCCCCCACGATCGCGTCGGCGGTCGATCGGGTGCGCTCGCTGTGA
- the purS gene encoding phosphoribosylformylglycinamidine synthase subunit PurS gives MTDYTVTVTVRLKKGVLDPEAKTTQRALERLGFSLADLRSADRFEIDLEADDAEAARERASEMAERLLANPTIHDYEIAVAER, from the coding sequence ATGACCGACTACACCGTCACGGTGACCGTCCGCCTCAAGAAGGGGGTTCTCGATCCGGAGGCGAAGACCACCCAGCGGGCACTGGAACGGCTGGGCTTTTCGCTCGCCGATCTGCGCTCGGCCGACCGCTTCGAGATCGACCTCGAGGCCGACGACGCCGAGGCGGCCCGAGAGCGCGCGAGCGAGATGGCCGAACGACTCCTCGCGAATCCGACAATCCACGACTACGAGATCGCGGTCGCCGAACGATGA
- the purQ gene encoding phosphoribosylformylglycinamidine synthase I, which produces MIAIVRFGGSNCDRDAERALAAMGIESEIVWHEDGLPTDTTGVMLPGGFSYGDYLRAGAMAARSPIMDEVREAAADGLPVLGICNGAQIGSESGLTPGAFTTNESARFQCEHVHVRVENADTRWTRAYDEGEVLQLPIAHAEGRFEIADDALAELQADERVLFRYSEPDGTVSPAANPNGSKNNVAGILGERENVAVMMPHPERAALEDVGITDGRGVLAGFE; this is translated from the coding sequence ATGATCGCCATCGTCCGCTTCGGTGGGTCGAACTGCGACCGCGACGCCGAACGCGCCCTCGCGGCGATGGGCATCGAATCCGAGATCGTCTGGCACGAGGACGGGTTGCCCACGGACACGACCGGCGTCATGCTCCCCGGCGGATTCTCCTACGGCGATTACCTCCGCGCGGGCGCCATGGCCGCCAGGTCCCCGATCATGGACGAGGTGCGAGAGGCCGCCGCGGACGGTCTTCCCGTGCTGGGGATCTGCAACGGGGCGCAGATCGGCAGCGAGTCGGGGCTGACACCGGGCGCGTTCACGACCAACGAGAGCGCGCGGTTCCAGTGCGAGCACGTGCACGTCCGCGTCGAGAACGCAGACACGCGCTGGACGCGGGCCTACGACGAGGGGGAGGTCCTCCAGTTGCCCATCGCCCACGCGGAAGGACGGTTCGAGATCGCGGACGACGCGCTGGCGGAGCTGCAAGCCGACGAGCGGGTGCTCTTTCGCTACAGCGAGCCGGACGGAACCGTCTCGCCGGCTGCGAATCCGAACGGCTCGAAAAATAACGTCGCCGGAATTCTCGGGGAGCGAGAAAACGTCGCCGTCATGATGCCCCATCCCGAGCGCGCCGCGCTCGAGGACGTCGGCATCACCGACGGTCGCGGTGTCCTCGCCGGATTCGAGTGA
- a CDS encoding archaeosine biosynthesis radical SAM protein RaSEA, which produces MSQPSPEGREQGRGTAAHNAVMRELRAQKDETYDPTEPTRVWLDEDTTPDGVVRSLTIVLNTGGCRWARAGGCTMCGYVAESVEGGEVGHAALMNQIEAARAHERENAASPAPLVKIYTSGSVLDEREVPPETRSAIAETFADRDRIVLETLPDFVTEDRLADFLDRGLATDVAIGLETATDRVRHDCVNKYFDFADFVDASETARSLGAGVKAYLLLKPPFLAESEAVEDMVSSVERTAPYAHTISMNPTTVHRYTMVDHLHFRDGYRPPWLWSVVAVLRRTADADALVLSDPVGHGSDRGPHNCGECDDRVATAIEDFNRRQEPSVFDEVSCPCETTWETVMERETAYNQPLVR; this is translated from the coding sequence ATGAGCCAGCCGAGTCCCGAGGGCCGTGAACAGGGTCGGGGGACGGCCGCCCACAACGCGGTGATGCGCGAGTTGCGCGCCCAGAAGGACGAGACGTACGATCCGACCGAGCCGACCCGGGTCTGGCTCGACGAGGACACCACGCCCGACGGCGTCGTGCGGTCGCTCACGATCGTTCTCAACACCGGCGGCTGCCGGTGGGCCCGTGCGGGTGGCTGTACCATGTGCGGCTACGTCGCCGAGTCCGTCGAGGGCGGCGAGGTGGGACACGCGGCCCTGATGAATCAGATCGAGGCGGCGCGCGCCCACGAGCGGGAAAACGCCGCCTCGCCAGCGCCGCTGGTCAAGATCTACACCTCCGGGTCGGTCCTCGACGAGCGGGAGGTTCCGCCGGAAACGCGGTCGGCGATCGCGGAGACGTTCGCCGACCGGGACCGGATCGTTCTGGAGACCCTTCCCGACTTCGTCACGGAGGACCGCCTGGCGGACTTCCTGGACCGCGGGCTCGCCACCGACGTCGCGATCGGCCTCGAGACGGCCACCGATCGGGTCCGCCACGACTGCGTGAACAAGTACTTCGACTTCGCGGACTTCGTCGACGCGAGCGAGACGGCCCGTTCCCTTGGGGCGGGCGTCAAGGCGTATCTCCTCTTGAAACCGCCGTTCCTCGCCGAAAGCGAGGCCGTCGAGGATATGGTCTCGTCCGTCGAACGGACCGCCCCGTACGCACACACCATTTCGATGAATCCGACCACCGTCCACCGATACACGATGGTCGATCACCTTCACTTTCGCGACGGGTACCGGCCGCCCTGGCTCTGGAGCGTCGTGGCGGTGCTCCGACGGACCGCGGACGCGGACGCACTCGTCCTGTCCGACCCGGTCGGTCACGGCTCCGATCGTGGGCCCCACAACTGCGGGGAGTGCGACGACCGCGTCGCGACCGCCATCGAGGACTTCAATCGGCGCCAGGAGCCGTCGGTCTTCGATGAGGTCTCTTGCCCCTGCGAGACCACGTGGGAGACAGTTATGGAACGCGAGACGGCCTATAACCAGCCTCTCGTCAGATAA
- a CDS encoding aldehyde ferredoxin oxidoreductase family protein, which yields MTDIGGFNDRVARIDLSSGATEYEEIDDEDAKKYVGGRGLGVKYVFENGPDVDPLGPDNLLAFMTGPLTGTQATMSGRIAVVTKSPLTNTVTDSHHGGWSGARLKWSGFDGLLFEGQADDPVYAYVEDGEVELRDASHLWGMTTHEARETIEEELDGAYGKNLSFMGIGPGGENLVRFGAIINEDDRASGRGGTGAVMGSKNLKAVVVKSGTDMPQPADEETFEDGAGQATGAIMESDVTAPNEGGLSVYGTNVLMNLTEEMDGLPTRNGQFTSTSAEAEADPSEPNIDAENTSGEWVRENILVDEPTCHSCPVACKKEVEVQTTVGGADRSVRMESLEYEPAFTMGSNAMNDDAELTAVLIDRCNKLGIDAIESGNMLSMAMEMSEKGHIEEDIEWGDRDAMYEVLRRIAEREDDLGDALAEGAAGAAERFDAHDSRLDVKNQTIPAYDPRAMKGMAIGYATSNRGACHLRAYTPAAEILGIPQKVDPADPEGKGDLAITFQDLHAVSDSFDICKFSAFAEGIEEYSKQFNGMTGLDLSEDELVEAGKRIYTLERYYNNLVGFEGEDDSLPGRFVEGHEDAIPGQGAAEGQLAELDQLKDEYYEGRQWVDGVVPDERLDELDIEVGPGTGVSGGGAAADD from the coding sequence ATGACAGACATTGGCGGCTTCAACGACCGCGTCGCACGAATTGACCTCTCGTCGGGGGCGACCGAGTACGAAGAGATCGACGACGAGGACGCGAAAAAGTACGTCGGGGGACGCGGACTGGGCGTCAAGTACGTCTTCGAGAACGGCCCGGACGTGGACCCGCTGGGACCGGACAACCTCCTGGCGTTCATGACTGGGCCGCTCACGGGAACCCAGGCCACGATGAGCGGGCGGATCGCGGTGGTGACGAAATCGCCGCTGACGAATACGGTCACCGACTCCCACCACGGCGGCTGGTCGGGGGCCCGACTGAAGTGGTCCGGGTTCGACGGACTGCTGTTCGAGGGACAGGCCGACGACCCCGTCTACGCCTACGTCGAGGACGGCGAGGTCGAACTCCGTGACGCCAGCCACCTCTGGGGAATGACGACCCACGAGGCACGCGAGACCATAGAAGAGGAACTGGACGGCGCGTACGGCAAGAACCTGAGTTTCATGGGCATCGGGCCCGGTGGCGAGAACCTCGTGCGGTTCGGGGCCATCATCAACGAGGACGACCGCGCCTCGGGCCGAGGCGGGACGGGAGCGGTCATGGGATCGAAGAACCTCAAGGCCGTCGTGGTGAAATCCGGGACGGATATGCCCCAGCCCGCCGACGAGGAGACGTTCGAGGACGGCGCCGGGCAGGCCACCGGGGCCATCATGGAATCCGACGTCACCGCGCCGAACGAAGGTGGGCTGTCGGTGTACGGGACGAACGTCCTGATGAACCTCACCGAGGAGATGGACGGGCTCCCGACCCGAAACGGACAGTTCACCTCCACGAGTGCCGAGGCGGAGGCCGACCCCTCCGAGCCGAACATCGACGCCGAAAACACCTCCGGAGAGTGGGTTCGCGAGAACATCCTGGTCGACGAGCCGACCTGTCACTCCTGTCCGGTCGCCTGCAAAAAGGAAGTCGAGGTGCAGACCACGGTCGGCGGGGCAGACCGCTCCGTTCGCATGGAATCTCTGGAGTACGAGCCGGCGTTCACGATGGGGTCGAACGCCATGAACGACGACGCCGAGCTGACCGCCGTGTTGATCGACCGGTGTAACAAGCTGGGCATCGACGCCATCGAGTCGGGCAACATGCTGTCGATGGCGATGGAGATGTCGGAGAAGGGGCACATCGAGGAGGATATCGAATGGGGCGACCGCGACGCCATGTACGAGGTGCTTCGCCGGATCGCCGAGCGCGAGGACGACCTGGGCGACGCCCTCGCGGAGGGCGCGGCGGGGGCCGCCGAGCGCTTCGATGCCCACGACTCGCGCCTCGACGTCAAAAACCAGACGATCCCAGCCTACGATCCGCGCGCGATGAAGGGGATGGCCATCGGCTACGCCACGTCGAACCGCGGTGCCTGTCACCTGCGCGCATACACGCCGGCCGCGGAGATCCTGGGTATTCCCCAGAAGGTCGACCCCGCCGATCCCGAGGGGAAGGGCGACCTCGCCATCACCTTCCAGGACCTCCACGCCGTCTCCGACTCCTTCGACATCTGCAAGTTCAGCGCCTTCGCGGAGGGAATCGAAGAATACAGCAAGCAGTTCAACGGAATGACGGGCCTGGACCTGAGCGAGGACGAACTCGTGGAGGCAGGAAAACGTATCTACACGCTCGAGCGGTACTACAACAACCTCGTTGGCTTCGAGGGCGAGGACGATTCCCTGCCGGGACGCTTCGTCGAAGGGCACGAAGACGCCATCCCGGGACAGGGAGCCGCCGAGGGCCAGCTGGCCGAACTCGACCAGCTCAAGGACGAGTACTACGAGGGTCGACAGTGGGTCGACGGCGTGGTCCCCGACGAGCGCCTCGACGAACTCGACATCGAGGTTGGCCCGGGAACGGGCGTCTCCGGCGGTGGCGCCGCCGCGGACGACTGA
- a CDS encoding ubiquitin-like small modifier protein 1: MNVELRLFATFREVVGRKTVDREVPADATIETVLRDLESEYPDFEGAFVEDGAIPSQVNVLKNGRAVVHLEGLETPVEDGDAIAIFPPVAGG, encoded by the coding sequence ATGAACGTGGAACTCCGGCTGTTCGCGACGTTCAGAGAGGTGGTCGGCCGAAAGACCGTCGACCGCGAGGTTCCGGCGGACGCGACGATCGAGACCGTCCTCCGGGACTTAGAGTCGGAGTATCCCGACTTCGAGGGCGCGTTCGTCGAGGATGGGGCCATCCCTTCACAGGTGAACGTCCTCAAGAACGGGCGCGCGGTGGTCCACCTCGAGGGTCTCGAGACGCCGGTCGAAGACGGGGACGCGATAGCCATCTTCCCCCCGGTCGCCGGTGGATAG